Within the Catalinimonas niigatensis genome, the region CCCTGGTCAGGTCTTCAGCAGCATAACCGTCTTCATCGGTGATCTCCCGGAAAGTTCGGCTTTCTTCGTGTATTACTTTGTAGTCCCGGTCAAAAAGAATAAGCTTCTTATTCGTCTTGCCAATGTCGTAAATAGCAATTACAGGTTCTGACATAAGGCACGGTCGTTTTGGTTGTTGTTCGGTCTAGTAACACTACAGCAGTGTACGTATTCTATTTACAGGCCAGTTGCTACGGTTTCTTTACCTCGGCTTGCTATGAGTTGCTCGCGTACTTTCAGTTTTCTGAACAACTTAAGCGGGTGCAAAGCCGCCTTATTTCTGAGCCTTGCCTCAGCCAGCAAAGGACGTACATCGGTACGATAAGCATCCTGGATAATTTCCTGGCAAAGTGCCACATCATTGGCATCCCGGGCTGATTCCAGTGCTTTTCTATCTACCAGAAGCGCCTGGGCGTAAGCTATCAATATGGCTTCAACCGATTGCAGGAGATCTTCCAAAGGATCTTTTACATTGTGGCTGGCATCTATCATCCAGGCAAAATCATTGGTATCTATCCCTTCGGCAAGTTCCAGAAAGATCAGGTAGAGTTGATAGGGTTTGATGCTGCCTACGGTAAGGTCGTCATCCCCATATTTGGAATCGTTGAAATGAAAGCCCCCTAGTTTATTTTCCATCATCAGTCGGCTGACAATCTGCTCAATATTGCTATTGGGCAGATGGTGGCCCAGATCTACCAGTGAATAGGCTTTTGAGCCTAGTTTGGAAGACAGCAAAAGTGAGCTTCCCCAATCCTGAATGACAGTACTGTAGAAATTAGGTTCGTAAGGCTTGTACTCCACAAACAGCCGCCAGTCGTCGGGAAGTTGCGCATAGATTTGCTGCAGAGAATCCAGCGTACGCTCAAAGGCCTTGCGGAAGTTTTGCTGGCCAGGAAAGTTGCTGCCGTCTGCCAGCCACACCGTGATGGATTTGGAACCCAGCGCCTCTCCGTGTTCAATCACTTCAATATTATGCTGTACTGCCTGCTGCCTTACTTTCTGTTCGCTATGCGCCAGCGATCCGAATTTATAAGATTGTTGCTGCTGCTTCTGATCCTGAAAAGTATTGGAATTGACGGCATCAAACACAATATTCAGTTCAGTGGCCAGGGTTTTGATGGTCTCATAATTTTCAGGAATATCCCAGGGAATATGCAAAGAAACTGCTCCGCTGTTGGCATTCAGCGCATGCAGCAGCCCTATATCCTCCAGTTTTTCTTCCAGACTGCGGGGTTCTCCTCCTCCTGCAAATCTGCCGAAGCGAGTGCCTCCGGTGCCCAACGCCCAGCTTGGAATAGCAATCTGCATGGCAGAAAGCTTGGCAATGATAGTTTCCAGGGCCTGATGATCTGCTACACTCGTCTGCAGGGCATTCCACTTTTTGTGATGCAGGCCATGTTCCTGCTCGTTAAACTGTTGGATGATTTGTGATTGAATGCGCATAAGAAAATTTAAATCTTTAAGCCCGATATTTACAAAAATATCTTTCTCAGGCCATCCTGCACTTTCCTGAACAAACTTATAAAAAGTATAAAAAAGCTACTCATAACCATGAATAGCGCAATTAATTTGCTGAATTTATTTCAAATTTTAAAATTTTTATAACACAAAATTAGAAGTGGTCTCTGTTGAAGAGTTTAAAACAATGCCTTGTAACAAGCCCTGCCAGCCAAAACTTTTGCAAAAGGCACAGCAATACCTGTAATGCCATCTACCTGCATTCCTTTTCTTCTTGATACTATCAGGATGATCAGACCAGATTCAGCCCTTTTCCTCTCTCGAAGAAATGAAGGAGATTTTCTGCTGCCTCATAGGCCATTTCGGTGCGGGACTCAATGGTTTCAGTACCTATATGGGGGGTTAGTACTACATTTTCCATCCCCAGCAGAGCCTCCGGAACTTTAGGTTCATGCTCAAAAACATCAAGGGCCGCTCCGGCAATTTTGCCTTCCTGCAGGTAACTGATCAGAGCGCTTTCATCTACGACTGCTCCACGAGCTGTATTGATTAGAAAAGCACTGTTTTTCATGATGCTCAGTTGCTGAGCCCCAATCAGATGATGTGTGGATGCTGTAAGAGGCGTATGCAGCGAAACAATATCTGCGTTTTGCAACAATTGATCAAGGGTAGAATAGGTCGCTCCGCTTTCCTGTTCAAATTTATCAAATATCTGGTTTCGGTTATGATACAGGACTTTCATGCGGGCTGCCAGTGCCCGGCGTGCCAATGCCTGCCCAATCTTCCCCAGGCCTATGATACCCAACGTTTTGCCATATAAACTATGGCCGATATGCTCTCGCATCATTCCCCACTGAAAGTCAGGATCATTACGCAGGCGGGTATCACATTCCGTAATACGGCGCAGCAAGCTATGGATAAGCCCAAAAGCCAGTTCGGCAGTAGCTTCAGTGACGGCAGTAGGCGTATTGGTTACTACCAGTCCTTTTTCTTTGGCATAGGCAATATCTATTTTATCTACACCCGCACCATAGTTGGCGATGATTCTGAGTTTGCTGCCCCTGTCTATCATCTCACGGTCTACCTTCAGGCTGGCAGCCAGCAGACCATCACAATCTGCGATGTGCGTCATGATTTCCTCCCGGCTGAACTTTAGTCCATCGGGAGTAAT harbors:
- a CDS encoding TIM barrel protein: MRIQSQIIQQFNEQEHGLHHKKWNALQTSVADHQALETIIAKLSAMQIAIPSWALGTGGTRFGRFAGGGEPRSLEEKLEDIGLLHALNANSGAVSLHIPWDIPENYETIKTLATELNIVFDAVNSNTFQDQKQQQQSYKFGSLAHSEQKVRQQAVQHNIEVIEHGEALGSKSITVWLADGSNFPGQQNFRKAFERTLDSLQQIYAQLPDDWRLFVEYKPYEPNFYSTVIQDWGSSLLLSSKLGSKAYSLVDLGHHLPNSNIEQIVSRLMMENKLGGFHFNDSKYGDDDLTVGSIKPYQLYLIFLELAEGIDTNDFAWMIDASHNVKDPLEDLLQSVEAILIAYAQALLVDRKALESARDANDVALCQEIIQDAYRTDVRPLLAEARLRNKAALHPLKLFRKLKVREQLIASRGKETVATGL
- a CDS encoding NAD(P)-dependent oxidoreductase encodes the protein MAKILVSYHLPEAGLQALHQKHTLITPDGLKFSREEIMTHIADCDGLLAASLKVDREMIDRGSKLRIIANYGAGVDKIDIAYAKEKGLVVTNTPTAVTEATAELAFGLIHSLLRRITECDTRLRNDPDFQWGMMREHIGHSLYGKTLGIIGLGKIGQALARRALAARMKVLYHNRNQIFDKFEQESGATYSTLDQLLQNADIVSLHTPLTASTHHLIGAQQLSIMKNSAFLINTARGAVVDESALISYLQEGKIAGAALDVFEHEPKVPEALLGMENVVLTPHIGTETIESRTEMAYEAAENLLHFFERGKGLNLV